The Flavobacterium praedii genome window below encodes:
- the rpmF gene encoding 50S ribosomal protein L32 has product MAHPKRKISKTRRDKRRTHYKATVAQIATCPITGEAHLYHRAYWHEGKMYYRGQVVIDKSVALA; this is encoded by the coding sequence ATGGCACATCCTAAGAGAAAAATCTCGAAAACAAGAAGAGACAAAAGAAGAACACATTACAAAGCTACTGTAGCTCAAATCGCTACATGTCCTATCACTGGAGAAGCGCATTTATACCACAGAGCCTACTGGCATGAAGGAAAAATGTATTACAGAGGACAAGTTGTTATAGATAAATCTGTAGCTCTTGCTTAA
- a CDS encoding YceD family protein: MSKTKEYVIPFVGLKLGKHKFEYQINNAFFEIFDYNEFQNSDIRVSVVLDKKSNLLEIDFKHKGTVNVPCDLTSEDFDLPVKGKLKLIVRFGDTYNNDNEELLIVPFGEFEIDISQYIYEMIVLSIPLRRVHPGIKDGSLKTEALTKLKELAIEEQKKEKKEEKKEENIDPRWDKLKQLLTDK; encoded by the coding sequence ATGAGCAAGACTAAAGAATATGTAATTCCTTTCGTAGGATTGAAGCTAGGAAAACACAAATTTGAGTATCAAATAAATAACGCGTTCTTTGAAATCTTTGATTATAATGAATTTCAAAATTCAGATATCAGAGTAAGTGTAGTTTTAGACAAAAAAAGCAACCTTTTAGAAATTGATTTCAAACATAAAGGAACAGTTAATGTGCCTTGTGATCTAACAAGTGAAGATTTTGATTTACCCGTAAAAGGAAAATTAAAATTAATTGTTCGATTTGGAGATACTTATAATAATGATAATGAGGAATTGTTAATCGTACCGTTTGGCGAATTTGAGATTGACATCTCTCAATATATTTATGAGATGATCGTTCTTTCAATTCCATTACGAAGGGTTCATCCAGGAATCAAAGATGGAAGTTTAAAAACAGAAGCTTTGACAAAACTGAAAGAATTAGCAATTGAAGAACAAAAGAAGGAAAAAAAAGAAGAGAAAAAAGAAGAGAATATAGACCCACGTTGGGACAAATTAAAGCAACTATTAACGGATAAATAA
- the pdxA gene encoding 4-hydroxythreonine-4-phosphate dehydrogenase PdxA gives MMKKAENIIVGISIGDLNGIGSEVVLKTFEDSRMLELCTPVIFANVKILSFIRKNFESTVALHGIDKLDQIVVGKVNVFNLWKEGIDINLGVNDEKVGEYAIKSFIAATKALKEGTIDVLVTAPINKYNIQSDTFKFPGHTDYLDQELEGNALMLMVQDNLRVGLLTDHVPINEVASHLTEELIFKKIETIKKTLIQDFSINKPKIAVLGLNPHCGDGGVIGTEDDAVLKPALKKLFEKGTLVFGPFAADGFFGSNQYEKYDAIIATYHDQGLIPFKTLSFGNGVNYTAGLNKIRTSPDHGTAYDIAGKNKADYNSFKEAVYLAIDIYNSRNQYAEISQKPLKTKEKQL, from the coding sequence ATTATGAAAAAAGCAGAAAATATAATCGTAGGGATTTCAATAGGAGATTTGAACGGTATTGGAAGCGAAGTGGTTCTAAAAACATTCGAGGATTCTCGTATGCTTGAACTTTGTACCCCAGTTATTTTTGCCAATGTAAAGATACTGTCGTTTATTAGAAAAAATTTTGAATCTACTGTTGCGCTTCATGGCATAGATAAATTAGATCAAATTGTCGTTGGCAAAGTCAATGTTTTTAATCTATGGAAAGAAGGGATTGATATAAATCTTGGAGTAAATGACGAAAAAGTTGGGGAATATGCCATTAAGTCCTTTATAGCAGCCACTAAAGCACTAAAAGAAGGAACTATTGATGTTTTGGTAACTGCTCCTATCAACAAATACAACATTCAATCAGATACGTTTAAATTTCCTGGACACACAGATTATTTGGATCAAGAATTGGAAGGCAATGCTTTAATGTTAATGGTTCAAGACAACTTAAGAGTTGGTTTATTGACAGATCATGTGCCTATTAACGAAGTAGCTTCTCATTTAACTGAAGAGTTGATTTTTAAGAAAATAGAAACAATAAAGAAAACCTTAATTCAAGATTTTAGTATCAATAAACCAAAAATTGCAGTTTTAGGCTTAAATCCCCATTGTGGAGATGGCGGTGTTATAGGTACCGAAGATGATGCTGTACTGAAGCCGGCTTTAAAAAAATTATTCGAAAAAGGCACTTTAGTTTTTGGCCCATTTGCCGCTGACGGTTTCTTTGGAAGCAATCAATATGAAAAATATGATGCCATTATCGCTACGTATCACGATCAAGGGCTAATCCCTTTTAAAACACTTTCATTTGGAAACGGCGTAAACTATACAGCAGGTCTAAATAAAATTAGGACTTCTCCTGATCATGGAACTGCTTATGACATTGCTGGCAAAAATAAAGCCGACTATAATTCTTTCAAAGAAGCGGTTTATCTTGCAATTGACATCTATAATTCCAGAAATCAATATGCTGAAATCAGCCAAAAGCCTCTAAAAACAAAAGAAAAACAGTTGTAA
- a CDS encoding riboflavin synthase has translation MFTGIIETLGTVQEVKKEQDNLHITIDSSITEELKVDQSVAHNGICLTVVAIDKDLYTVTAIGETIKKTNISTWDVGDKINLERAMKLGDRLDGHIVQGHVDQVGTCVAANETNGSWFYTFEYDSSLQNITIEKGSITVNGVSLTVVDSGKNNFSVAIIPYTYEHTNFHTFVVGTKVNLEFDVIGKYVSRLYSNK, from the coding sequence ATGTTTACAGGAATTATTGAAACACTAGGAACTGTTCAAGAAGTTAAAAAAGAACAAGATAATCTCCATATTACTATCGATTCTTCCATCACTGAAGAATTAAAAGTAGATCAAAGTGTGGCGCATAATGGAATATGCTTAACCGTTGTTGCTATAGATAAGGATCTTTATACTGTTACTGCTATAGGAGAAACAATAAAGAAGACAAATATTTCAACTTGGGATGTAGGTGATAAAATTAATCTAGAACGAGCGATGAAATTAGGTGATCGATTAGACGGTCACATCGTACAAGGACATGTTGACCAAGTTGGGACATGTGTTGCGGCAAATGAAACTAATGGGAGTTGGTTTTATACCTTTGAATACGATTCTTCATTACAAAATATTACTATTGAAAAGGGATCTATCACTGTAAATGGGGTTAGTTTGACAGTTGTGGATTCAGGTAAAAATAATTTCAGTGTTGCAATTATACCTTATACTTATGAGCACACCAATTTTCATACTTTTGTAGTTGGAACCAAAGTGAATTTGGAATTTGATGTAATTGGGAAGTATGTCTCTAGACTTTATAGTAACAAATAA
- a CDS encoding DUF456 domain-containing protein encodes MDILLLSLGFVCVVVGVFGSFLPVLPGPSISWVGIVLLYFTTAVPANYWILGISLLITIVLTVLDYIIPAKGTKKFGGSSYGIWGTNIGLIVGIFAPIPLGFIIGPFVGAFIGELIYDNKNHKRALKAATGSLLGFLASSFMKFVVCMMYLGLFLWIVWKNSNALF; translated from the coding sequence ATGGATATCCTGCTTTTGTCATTGGGTTTTGTTTGTGTTGTTGTAGGTGTTTTTGGGAGTTTTTTGCCTGTTCTGCCTGGACCAAGCATAAGCTGGGTTGGAATTGTATTGTTGTATTTTACGACTGCTGTTCCCGCCAACTATTGGATTTTGGGTATTTCCTTGTTGATTACTATTGTGCTTACCGTTTTGGATTATATCATTCCTGCCAAGGGAACCAAAAAATTTGGCGGAAGTTCCTATGGCATTTGGGGAACCAATATTGGTTTGATTGTTGGTATTTTTGCTCCAATTCCTTTGGGCTTTATTATCGGGCCGTTTGTTGGTGCATTTATAGGAGAACTTATATATGACAACAAAAACCACAAACGTGCTTTGAAAGCGGCTACAGGCTCCCTTCTGGGCTTTCTGGCTTCTTCTTTTATGAAATTTGTGGTTTGTATGATGTATTTGGGATTGTTTCTTTGGATTGTGTGGAAAAATAGTAATGCATTGTTTTAG
- a CDS encoding glycosyltransferase family 2 protein: MSVIIFGLIILMYLITIGWLIYGFTKINQFEFIGLPPKTSFSIIVPFRNEADNLPVLLESFSQLNYPTDLFEVILVDDQSDKEFKVSGLKFNVSVVNTVRISNSPKKDAITTAMQIVKTEWVITTDADCVVHKNWLLALDNYIQLHHVSMIAGAVTYKCGNSFLHHFQQLDLASLQGATIGSFGIKKGFMCNGANFAYTKSFFQKLKGFDGNSAIASGDDVFLLQKAIAKYPEKVAYLKSKNTIVTTKPLNNWKSLFYQRMRWASKTTSYQSDFGKRLGLLVFVMNFGLVCCLGLTVFGILPYFSPVFYFLIKFGIDTVLIQQTNRFLTKHKIHYLLLSSLWYPVFSTAVALFCLFGKYEWKGRRF; the protein is encoded by the coding sequence ATGAGTGTGATTATTTTTGGTTTGATTATACTAATGTATCTAATAACAATTGGCTGGCTCATTTATGGTTTTACCAAAATAAATCAGTTCGAATTCATTGGCTTACCGCCAAAAACCAGCTTTAGCATTATTGTCCCTTTTCGGAATGAAGCTGACAATTTGCCCGTTTTATTAGAAAGCTTTTCACAATTGAATTATCCGACGGATTTGTTTGAAGTGATTTTGGTTGATGATCAATCGGATAAAGAGTTTAAAGTTTCAGGTTTAAAGTTTAACGTTTCGGTTGTTAATACTGTTCGGATTTCAAATTCACCAAAGAAAGATGCCATTACAACGGCTATGCAAATCGTAAAAACCGAATGGGTCATCACCACTGATGCTGATTGTGTGGTACATAAAAATTGGTTGCTGGCTTTGGATAACTACATTCAGTTGCATCACGTTTCAATGATTGCTGGAGCGGTTACCTACAAATGCGGGAATTCGTTTTTGCATCATTTTCAGCAATTGGATTTGGCGAGTTTGCAAGGGGCTACCATAGGCAGTTTTGGAATTAAAAAGGGTTTTATGTGCAATGGCGCCAATTTTGCTTATACCAAATCATTTTTTCAAAAATTAAAAGGTTTCGATGGAAATTCTGCAATAGCGAGTGGCGATGATGTTTTTCTGTTGCAAAAGGCAATTGCCAAATACCCTGAAAAAGTAGCTTATTTAAAATCGAAAAATACCATTGTTACCACAAAACCTTTGAATAACTGGAAATCATTGTTTTACCAACGCATGCGCTGGGCATCCAAAACTACTTCATACCAAAGTGATTTTGGAAAAAGACTGGGACTGCTTGTGTTTGTGATGAATTTTGGGTTGGTTTGTTGTTTGGGGCTGACCGTTTTTGGAATTCTTCCCTATTTTTCTCCTGTGTTTTATTTCCTGATCAAATTTGGAATTGACACTGTGCTGATTCAGCAAACAAATAGATTCTTGACTAAGCATAAAATCCATTATTTGCTTTTAAGTAGTTTGTGGTATCCCGTTTTCAGCACTGCTGTGGCTTTGTTTTGCTTGTTCGGAAAATACGAATGGAAAGGAAGACGGTTTTAA